From the Lysobacterales bacterium genome, one window contains:
- the greB gene encoding transcription elongation factor GreB translates to MGRWRPPQPGSTAIITPQGHARLKAELDELWRQRRPEVVKALAAAAAEGDRSENAEYTYRKKQLGEIDRRVRYLSKRLESVRVVHEPPSDCSAIFFGAWFEVEQADSGALKRYRIVGPDETDAELGHISIDSPLARAALKKRVDDEFSAELPSGRCDFVIIDVRYEA, encoded by the coding sequence ATGGGACGCTGGCGACCGCCGCAGCCCGGCAGCACGGCGATCATCACGCCACAAGGCCATGCGCGTCTGAAAGCGGAGCTGGACGAATTGTGGCGACAGCGTCGCCCGGAAGTCGTCAAGGCGCTGGCCGCCGCGGCGGCCGAAGGCGACCGTTCCGAAAATGCCGAATACACCTACCGCAAGAAGCAACTCGGCGAGATCGATCGGCGCGTGCGCTACCTGAGCAAGCGCCTTGAATCGGTGCGCGTGGTGCACGAGCCGCCGAGCGATTGCAGCGCAATCTTCTTCGGCGCATGGTTCGAAGTCGAACAGGCCGACAGCGGTGCGTTGAAGCGTTACCGCATCGTCGGACCGGACGAGACCGATGCCGAACTCGGTCACATCAGCATCGACTCGCCACTGGCGCGTGCGGCGCTGAAAAAGCGTGTCGACGACGAGTTCAGTGCCGAACTGCCTTCGGGACGCTGCGACTTCGTCATCATCGACGTTCGTTACGAAGCGTGA
- the psd gene encoding phosphatidylserine decarboxylase (Phosphatidylserine decarboxylase is synthesized as a single chain precursor. Generation of the pyruvoyl active site from a Ser is coupled to cleavage of a Gly-Ser bond between the larger (beta) and smaller (alpha chains). It is an integral membrane protein.), translating to MSPFIALQYLLPHRLLSSIALRIARIESPWFKNAMIRFIANKFGVDWTEAASSDLDDYKHFNAFFTRALKPGARVVAGDARTIVMPADGRISQCGPIRYGRMFQAKGFDFSAEELLADTALAKRFDGGVFATVYLSPRDYHRVHMPCAGRLLETRHVPGRLFSVGTSTVAQVPRVFARNERLVCLFETEFGPMAVVMVGALLVSGVETVWHGVEIPAYADRVIVRDYRDRTDPVHLDRFAEMARFNYGSTVIVLLPPGVATLDAALSAEVPVRLGQVLAQRLP from the coding sequence ATGTCGCCCTTCATCGCCCTGCAATATCTGTTGCCGCATCGACTGCTGTCGTCGATCGCGCTGCGCATCGCGCGCATCGAGTCACCGTGGTTCAAGAACGCGATGATCCGCTTCATCGCCAACAAGTTCGGTGTCGACTGGACCGAGGCCGCCAGCAGCGATCTCGACGACTACAAGCACTTCAACGCTTTTTTTACCCGCGCGCTGAAACCGGGTGCCCGCGTGGTCGCGGGCGACGCGCGGACGATCGTGATGCCGGCCGACGGTCGGATCAGCCAGTGCGGGCCGATCCGCTATGGCCGCATGTTCCAGGCCAAGGGCTTCGATTTCAGCGCCGAAGAATTGTTGGCGGATACGGCGCTGGCCAAGCGCTTTGACGGTGGCGTGTTCGCGACCGTGTACCTGTCGCCGCGCGACTACCATCGGGTGCACATGCCCTGCGCCGGCCGCTTGCTGGAAACGCGCCACGTGCCCGGGCGGCTGTTCAGCGTCGGCACCAGCACCGTGGCGCAGGTACCGCGAGTTTTCGCGCGCAATGAGCGTCTGGTCTGCCTGTTCGAGACCGAGTTCGGCCCGATGGCCGTGGTCATGGTCGGCGCTTTGCTGGTCTCCGGCGTCGAAACCGTGTGGCACGGTGTCGAGATCCCGGCCTATGCCGACCGCGTGATCGTGCGCGACTACCGCGACCGGACCGATCCGGTGCACCTCGACCGTTTCGCCGAGATGGCTCGCTTCAACTACGGCTCGACCGTGATCGTGTTGCTGCCGCCCGGTGTCGCGACGCTGGACGCGGCCTTGAGCGCGGAAGTTCCGGTGCGCCTGGGTCAGGTGCTCGCGCAGCGACTGCCCTGA
- the prmB gene encoding 50S ribosomal protein L3 N(5)-glutamine methyltransferase, with protein MTDELKTIIDFIRYGASRFAAAGLTFGHGYDNALDEATQLVLHALHLPHDLKPAYGAARLVANEKKTVLDLFERRIRERKPACYLTGEAWFADLSFKCDERALVPRSPIAELIEQGYEPWRNGRPLNRVLDLCTGGGCIAIASAHYLPDALVDGVDISPKALSLANENAERLLVTDRVRFIESNLFAGLDGEVYDLIVTNPPYVTHAEVDALPEEYRFEPENGLRAGHDGLDLVLQILAEAPKHLSDDGFLICEVGEAERALVELLPQLPFNWIEFKVGQMGIFQIERDNLLTWHIEIEALAAERRGR; from the coding sequence ATGACCGACGAACTCAAGACCATCATCGATTTCATCCGCTACGGCGCTTCGCGTTTTGCCGCGGCCGGGCTGACGTTTGGCCATGGCTACGACAATGCCCTCGACGAGGCCACGCAACTCGTCCTGCACGCCTTGCACCTGCCGCATGACCTGAAGCCGGCGTATGGCGCGGCGCGGCTGGTCGCGAACGAGAAGAAAACCGTGCTCGACCTGTTCGAACGGCGCATTCGCGAGCGCAAGCCGGCCTGTTATCTGACCGGAGAAGCGTGGTTTGCCGATCTCTCGTTCAAGTGCGACGAGCGCGCACTGGTGCCGCGTTCGCCGATCGCGGAGCTGATCGAGCAGGGTTACGAGCCCTGGCGCAATGGTCGGCCCTTGAATCGCGTACTCGATCTCTGCACCGGCGGCGGCTGCATCGCCATTGCCAGTGCGCACTACCTGCCGGATGCCCTGGTCGACGGTGTCGACATCAGCCCCAAGGCATTGTCGCTCGCGAACGAGAATGCCGAGCGTCTGCTCGTCACCGATCGCGTCCGCTTCATCGAATCGAACCTGTTCGCGGGGCTCGACGGCGAGGTCTACGACCTGATCGTGACCAATCCGCCCTACGTGACGCATGCCGAAGTGGACGCGTTGCCCGAGGAATACCGCTTCGAGCCGGAGAACGGCCTGCGTGCCGGCCACGACGGGCTCGATTTGGTGCTGCAGATCCTTGCCGAAGCACCGAAGCATCTCAGCGACGACGGCTTCCTGATCTGCGAGGTCGGCGAAGCCGAGCGTGCGCTGGTCGAACTGCTGCCACAACTGCCGTTCAACTGGATCGAGTTCAAGGTCGGGCAAATGGGCATCTTCCAGATCGAACGCGACAACCTGCTGACCTGGCACATCGAGATCGAGGCCCTGGCCGCGGAGCGACGCGGTCGATGA
- a CDS encoding DUF3025 domain-containing protein, with protein sequence MVKRRYLAPARQDTTAATFAHPAFAGFAPWRDWCTQPEWPGIGTLSAGLSGLRHAYTRQPLRFVAQTPELLADGLHYEARIFERGEIATRSGNWHDLLNAMVWCRYPAIKSALNLRQHRDVQRIGTKQRTPAQYAQTLFDEGGAIVCLRDHSLLPAWDAHDWRELFRPVHWQTGAIGVAVFGHALLEHALTPNKLMTAKCLVWCGEEDADEIPGLTAAAIADARWLTDPQELRPLPMSGIPGWHAPQDEAFYAGAECFRPVRPGRRYPLPLAIAR encoded by the coding sequence ATCGTGAAGCGGCGCTATCTCGCTCCGGCGCGGCAGGACACGACCGCTGCGACCTTCGCGCATCCGGCCTTCGCCGGGTTTGCGCCGTGGCGCGACTGGTGCACGCAGCCGGAATGGCCGGGGATCGGGACGTTGAGCGCCGGGTTGTCCGGCCTGCGGCATGCCTACACCCGGCAGCCGTTGCGCTTCGTCGCACAGACGCCGGAACTGCTGGCCGATGGGCTGCATTATGAAGCGCGCATCTTCGAGCGCGGCGAGATCGCGACCCGCAGCGGCAACTGGCACGACTTGTTGAACGCGATGGTCTGGTGTCGCTATCCGGCGATCAAGTCGGCGTTGAACTTGCGTCAGCATCGCGATGTGCAGCGAATCGGCACGAAGCAGCGGACGCCGGCGCAGTATGCGCAAACCCTGTTCGACGAGGGCGGCGCCATCGTCTGCCTGCGCGATCATTCGCTGTTGCCGGCCTGGGACGCGCACGACTGGCGCGAACTGTTTCGGCCGGTGCACTGGCAGACAGGCGCGATCGGCGTCGCGGTCTTCGGGCATGCCTTGCTGGAACACGCACTCACGCCGAACAAGCTGATGACGGCGAAGTGTCTGGTCTGGTGCGGCGAGGAGGATGCCGACGAGATTCCCGGCCTCACCGCCGCCGCCATTGCCGATGCCCGCTGGCTTACCGATCCGCAGGAACTCCGTCCGCTCCCGATGTCGGGAATTCCAGGCTGGCACGCACCGCAGGACGAGGCATTCTATGCCGGCGCCGAATGCTTCCGCCCGGTTCGCCCGGGGCGCCGGTATCCGCTGCCGCTGGCGATCGCGCGCTGA
- a CDS encoding transglycosylase SLT domain-containing protein: protein MRRFSYVFVLALAGCASQPQRAAQQGHTASGDEVSTALAGFESAMEAWRRGEANAGGSALTKARLALDEAVTRCVQSEACDAMTALRAQSTANARMAHALLGERETDPVEPNDAVTTTDHVEHAGSPAVDMPELARSAAMLNGKRLDQVIRLNGAVKAGIEEWLTWMRPNLLDTYENYQYLRHRMWPVYEQAGLPEALLFGIMAKESGGKVHAVSRAGAAGLLQFMPATARGYGLARNSGFDDRFDPALITRANADYLNDRFRELNNDLELALGAYNGGEGRMRRLSGNGSRGFWEAPVYNALPPETRDYVPMVLAAAWLFLHPEDYGLEFAKFDSRPGQIVLERAMSINELSVCMGQFGNPRGWFRTLRNLNPRYEADARIDARTTLDVPEAAAKAYAARCRSGLLAQTAAELNAARPPVASGSTWVASASAPAGAGRTHVVRKGETLHAIARRFGCGVPAVAQANGLHPPRYAIRAGQRLRVPSCRA, encoded by the coding sequence ATGCGTCGTTTTTCCTATGTGTTCGTTCTGGCGTTGGCCGGATGTGCTTCCCAGCCGCAGCGTGCGGCGCAACAAGGTCACACGGCTTCCGGTGACGAAGTCAGCACGGCCCTGGCCGGGTTCGAGTCCGCGATGGAAGCATGGCGGCGTGGCGAGGCCAATGCCGGCGGCTCGGCGCTGACCAAGGCGCGCCTCGCGCTGGACGAAGCGGTGACCCGCTGCGTGCAATCCGAGGCCTGCGATGCGATGACGGCGCTGCGCGCCCAGTCGACGGCGAACGCACGCATGGCGCACGCGCTGCTCGGCGAGCGCGAGACCGACCCGGTCGAGCCGAACGATGCCGTGACCACGACCGATCATGTTGAACATGCCGGCTCACCCGCCGTGGACATGCCGGAACTCGCGCGTTCCGCGGCGATGTTGAATGGCAAGCGTCTCGACCAGGTCATTCGCCTGAACGGTGCGGTCAAGGCCGGCATCGAGGAATGGTTGACCTGGATGCGTCCGAACCTGCTCGATACCTACGAGAATTACCAATACCTGCGCCATCGCATGTGGCCGGTCTACGAGCAGGCTGGACTGCCCGAAGCCTTGCTGTTCGGCATCATGGCCAAGGAGTCCGGCGGCAAGGTTCATGCCGTGTCGCGCGCCGGTGCTGCCGGATTGCTGCAGTTCATGCCGGCCACGGCGCGCGGCTACGGGCTGGCCCGCAACAGCGGCTTCGACGATCGCTTCGATCCGGCACTGATCACGCGTGCGAATGCCGATTATCTGAACGATCGATTCCGCGAACTCAACAACGACCTCGAACTCGCGCTCGGTGCCTACAACGGCGGCGAGGGACGCATGCGTCGCCTGTCCGGAAACGGCAGCCGTGGATTCTGGGAGGCGCCGGTCTACAACGCGCTGCCGCCGGAAACGCGCGACTACGTGCCCATGGTCCTCGCTGCTGCCTGGCTGTTCCTGCATCCCGAGGACTATGGCCTCGAGTTCGCGAAGTTCGATTCGCGACCGGGACAGATCGTGCTGGAGCGCGCCATGTCGATCAACGAACTGTCGGTCTGCATGGGCCAGTTCGGCAACCCGCGTGGCTGGTTCCGCACGCTGCGCAACCTCAATCCGAGATATGAGGCCGATGCACGCATCGATGCCCGAACGACACTGGATGTCCCGGAGGCGGCTGCGAAAGCCTATGCCGCACGTTGCCGCAGTGGCCTGCTGGCCCAGACAGCGGCGGAGCTGAATGCCGCGCGCCCGCCGGTGGCGTCGGGTTCGACCTGGGTCGCGTCTGCGTCTGCGCCTGCCGGCGCCGGGCGTACCCATGTCGTGCGCAAGGGCGAGACCTTGCATGCCATCGCCCGGCGATTCGGTTGCGGCGTGCCTGCCGTTGCCCAGGCCAATGGCCTGCATCCGCCGCGTTACGCCATCCGTGCCGGACAGCGCTTGCGGGTACCGAGTTGCCGCGCATAA
- the rimO gene encoding 30S ribosomal protein S12 methylthiotransferase RimO yields MSASQPKVGFVSLGCPKALVDSERILTQLRVEGYQIVPSYDDADVVIVNTCGFIDAAVEESLDAIGEAMAENGKVVVTGCLGKRSELIREKYPDVLSVSGPQDYASVMNAVHVQRPPPHDPFLDLVPPQGIKLTPRHYAYLKISEGCNHRCSFCIIPSMRGDLVSRPVDEVLIEAERLVKGGVKELLVISQDTSAYGVDLKYATRSWRGRDHETRMKALCEGLGELGVWTRLHYVYPYPHVDHVIPLMADGKVLPYLDVPFQHANPRILKLMKRPASGEKTLERVRAWRAICPELTIRSTFIVGFPGETEAEFEELLDFLDEAELDRVGAFAYSPVGGAKANDLPDPVPEDIKQERLERFMLRQAGISAARLRQKVGSIQRVLIDEVGPTVAIARSRADAPEIDGRVHVAVGTKTLRPGEFVDVKIERSDEHDLHGTAVGS; encoded by the coding sequence ATGTCCGCGTCCCAGCCCAAAGTCGGTTTCGTCAGTCTCGGTTGCCCCAAGGCGCTGGTCGACTCCGAGCGCATCCTGACCCAGTTGCGGGTCGAGGGCTATCAGATCGTGCCGAGCTACGATGATGCCGATGTCGTCATCGTCAATACCTGCGGCTTCATCGATGCTGCGGTCGAGGAGTCGCTGGACGCGATCGGCGAGGCCATGGCCGAGAACGGCAAGGTGGTCGTGACCGGCTGCCTGGGCAAGCGTTCCGAACTGATCCGCGAGAAGTATCCGGACGTGCTGTCGGTCTCCGGGCCGCAGGACTACGCGAGCGTGATGAATGCTGTGCACGTGCAGCGTCCGCCGCCGCACGACCCGTTCCTCGATCTGGTGCCGCCGCAAGGCATCAAGTTGACGCCGCGGCACTACGCCTACCTGAAGATCTCCGAGGGCTGCAATCACCGCTGCAGCTTCTGCATCATCCCGTCGATGCGTGGCGATCTGGTGTCGCGCCCGGTCGACGAGGTGCTGATCGAGGCCGAGCGTCTGGTCAAGGGCGGCGTGAAGGAGTTGCTGGTGATTTCGCAGGACACCAGCGCCTACGGCGTGGATCTGAAATATGCGACGCGCAGCTGGCGCGGACGCGACCACGAGACGCGAATGAAGGCCTTGTGCGAAGGCCTCGGCGAGCTGGGCGTGTGGACACGCCTGCACTATGTCTATCCCTACCCGCATGTCGACCACGTCATTCCGCTGATGGCCGACGGCAAGGTGCTGCCTTATCTGGATGTGCCGTTCCAGCACGCCAACCCGCGCATTCTCAAGCTGATGAAGCGTCCGGCATCGGGTGAAAAGACCCTGGAACGCGTACGCGCCTGGCGGGCGATCTGCCCGGAACTGACGATCCGCAGCACCTTCATCGTCGGCTTCCCCGGCGAGACCGAGGCCGAGTTCGAGGAATTGCTGGACTTCCTCGACGAGGCCGAGCTCGACCGCGTCGGTGCCTTTGCCTACTCGCCGGTGGGTGGTGCTAAGGCCAATGACTTGCCGGACCCGGTGCCGGAAGACATCAAGCAGGAGCGACTCGAACGCTTCATGCTGCGCCAGGCCGGGATCAGTGCGGCGCGGCTCCGGCAGAAGGTCGGCAGCATCCAGCGCGTGCTGATCGACGAGGTTGGCCCGACGGTCGCCATCGCTCGCTCGCGTGCCGATGCGCCGGAAATCGACGGCCGCGTCCATGTCGCCGTCGGTACGAAGACCCTGCGTCCGGGCGAATTCGTCGATGTGAAAATCGAACGCTCGGACGAACACGACTTGCACGGAACCGCTGTCGGATCGTGA
- a CDS encoding DUF853 family protein — MSSIHLGKGEQDVHLLSKYGNRHGLIAGATGTGKSVSLMVLAEGFSRMGVPVFLSDVKGDLAGLSQAAAAPGEKLQARITRLGLVDWKPEANPVVLWDIYGDKGHPVRTTVSEMGPNLLTRLLELNEVQEGVLQVAFRVADDEGLLLLDLDDLRAMLTFVSEHAKEISAKYGLVSPQSIAAIQRALLQLENDGGGRFFGEPALDLADFMRQDMSGRGIINVLASEQLILKPRVYSSFLLWMLSELFENLPEVGDLDQPKLVFFFDEAHLLFDDAPQQLQQRVEQVVRLIRSKGVGIYFISQLPDDVPAVILGQLGNRIQHALRAFTPRDQKAVKTAAETFPPNPRVDVVEAITQLGVGEALVTTLQEGGIPLPVERTLIVPPHCRIGAISDDERQLVRSRSPVGAKYDTAMNRESAFEQLNRVQEQAAAAEAAQAPAGKASPAADAEPTWGERFKEFLFGTKRRQGAIETVAKSAMRTAGTRMTNQILRGVLGGVSGGTRSRRR; from the coding sequence GTGAGCAGCATTCATCTCGGCAAGGGCGAACAGGATGTGCATCTGTTGTCGAAGTACGGCAATCGCCACGGCTTGATCGCCGGCGCCACCGGCACCGGCAAATCGGTATCGCTGATGGTGCTGGCCGAGGGCTTCTCGCGCATGGGCGTGCCGGTGTTCCTCTCGGATGTGAAAGGGGATCTCGCCGGACTCAGCCAGGCAGCCGCCGCACCGGGCGAAAAATTGCAGGCCCGCATCACCCGGCTGGGGCTGGTCGACTGGAAGCCCGAAGCCAATCCGGTCGTGCTTTGGGACATTTACGGCGACAAGGGCCATCCGGTGCGTACCACGGTGTCGGAGATGGGCCCGAACCTGCTCACCCGCCTGCTCGAATTGAACGAGGTGCAGGAAGGCGTGTTGCAGGTCGCGTTCCGTGTCGCCGACGACGAGGGCTTGCTGCTGCTCGACCTCGACGACCTGCGCGCCATGCTGACCTTCGTCTCCGAACACGCCAAGGAGATTTCGGCGAAGTACGGACTGGTGTCGCCGCAATCGATCGCCGCCATCCAGCGCGCCCTGCTGCAACTCGAAAACGATGGTGGCGGCCGCTTCTTCGGCGAACCGGCGCTTGATCTCGCCGACTTCATGCGCCAGGACATGTCCGGGCGCGGCATCATCAACGTGCTTGCGTCCGAACAGCTGATCCTGAAGCCGCGCGTGTATTCAAGCTTCTTGCTGTGGATGCTGTCGGAATTGTTCGAGAACCTGCCCGAAGTCGGCGACCTCGACCAACCGAAGCTGGTGTTCTTCTTCGACGAGGCACACCTGCTGTTCGACGATGCGCCGCAACAGTTGCAGCAACGCGTCGAACAGGTCGTGCGCCTGATCCGCTCGAAAGGCGTCGGCATTTATTTCATTTCGCAATTGCCCGACGACGTGCCGGCGGTGATCCTCGGCCAGCTCGGCAACCGCATCCAGCACGCGCTGCGAGCGTTCACCCCGCGCGACCAGAAAGCGGTGAAGACCGCCGCCGAGACGTTTCCGCCGAATCCGCGTGTCGATGTCGTCGAAGCGATCACCCAGCTCGGCGTCGGCGAGGCGCTGGTCACCACCTTGCAGGAGGGCGGGATCCCGTTGCCGGTGGAACGCACCCTGATCGTGCCGCCGCATTGCCGCATCGGCGCGATCAGCGACGACGAACGCCAACTGGTGCGGTCGCGCTCGCCCGTCGGTGCCAAATACGACACGGCGATGAACCGGGAATCGGCCTTCGAGCAATTGAACCGTGTACAGGAGCAGGCGGCCGCGGCCGAAGCGGCGCAAGCGCCCGCGGGCAAGGCCTCGCCCGCGGCGGATGCGGAACCCACCTGGGGCGAACGCTTCAAGGAATTCCTGTTCGGCACCAAGCGCCGTCAGGGTGCGATCGAGACGGTCGCGAAGTCGGCGATGCGCACGGCCGGCACCCGCATGACCAACCAGATCCTGCGCGGCGTGCTCGGCGGCGTCAGCGGCGGCACGCGCAGCCGTCGGCGCTGA
- a CDS encoding SCO family protein, protein MRQLPWIIVLVAAATSFGLWLGLRPSGAPSVPSYAAFSQYPQARTLSPFSLDAADGQPIDATRLAGKYQLVFFGFTHCPDVCPTALAVMREIDRGLPAAKLDGRVGFLFVSVDPERDDLKTLGEYAKFFSPNILAATADHKRLGALTRAMGVLYVREQTESPDYNVDHSAAVFVLDTESRLIGRFSPPLDPAKMLADLQRIAGS, encoded by the coding sequence ATGCGACAACTTCCCTGGATCATCGTGCTGGTCGCGGCCGCGACCAGCTTCGGACTGTGGCTGGGCCTGCGCCCGTCCGGCGCGCCCTCAGTGCCGTCGTACGCGGCCTTCAGCCAATACCCGCAGGCGCGCACCTTGTCGCCGTTCTCGTTGGATGCGGCCGACGGTCAGCCGATCGACGCGACCCGCCTGGCGGGCAAGTATCAACTGGTGTTCTTCGGCTTCACCCATTGCCCGGACGTCTGCCCGACCGCGCTGGCCGTGATGCGCGAGATCGACCGCGGCCTGCCCGCCGCGAAGCTCGACGGCCGTGTCGGTTTCCTGTTCGTGTCGGTCGATCCGGAGCGCGATGATCTGAAGACGCTGGGCGAATACGCCAAGTTCTTCAGCCCGAACATCCTCGCCGCGACCGCGGACCATAAGCGGCTCGGCGCACTGACCCGTGCGATGGGCGTGCTCTATGTCCGCGAGCAGACCGAATCTCCCGACTACAACGTCGACCACAGCGCCGCCGTATTCGTACTCGATACCGAAAGCCGGCTGATCGGGCGGTTCTCGCCGCCGCTCGATCCGGCGAAGATGCTCGCCGACCTGCAACGGATCGCGGGGTCCTGA
- a CDS encoding transporter substrate-binding domain-containing protein, with product MVASSGFRSCALFIGLCALSSSAFADAISIRADEWLPYNGPSTKKPPGYMIELAEKIAVANGHTISYATMPWDDAVSAVRRGAHDCVVGALKADAEGFAFPNEAWGMSQSAFYTLDDSKWRYAGIDSLANQRLAVIEGYSYSEEVDAYVEKFKADPARIVVISSAGRAQMNAVSRLISKKADVLVEDINVAKLTIGKLNLADRVVMADVATDPEALYIACTPADPRGKAYADMFSAGIAKLRASGELATILDKYNLSDWAAAE from the coding sequence ATGGTCGCCAGCAGTGGTTTTCGTTCCTGCGCGTTGTTCATCGGGCTCTGCGCCCTGTCTTCCAGCGCTTTCGCCGATGCGATATCGATCCGGGCCGACGAATGGCTGCCCTACAACGGCCCGTCGACGAAGAAGCCGCCCGGCTACATGATCGAACTTGCCGAGAAGATCGCGGTCGCCAATGGCCACACCATCAGTTACGCGACGATGCCCTGGGACGATGCCGTCAGCGCGGTTCGGCGCGGCGCGCATGATTGCGTGGTCGGCGCATTGAAGGCCGACGCCGAAGGCTTTGCGTTTCCGAACGAGGCCTGGGGCATGTCGCAGAGCGCGTTCTACACGCTCGACGATTCGAAATGGCGCTATGCCGGCATCGACAGCCTCGCCAACCAGCGCCTGGCGGTCATCGAGGGCTACAGCTACAGCGAAGAGGTCGACGCCTACGTCGAGAAGTTCAAGGCCGACCCCGCGCGCATCGTCGTGATTTCCAGCGCCGGCCGTGCCCAGATGAATGCGGTCTCGCGCCTGATTTCGAAGAAGGCGGATGTGCTGGTCGAGGACATCAACGTCGCCAAGCTGACGATCGGCAAGCTCAACTTGGCCGATCGCGTGGTGATGGCGGACGTCGCCACCGACCCGGAAGCGCTGTACATCGCGTGCACGCCGGCCGACCCGCGCGGCAAGGCCTACGCCGACATGTTCTCCGCCGGCATCGCCAAGCTGCGTGCTTCCGGCGAACTCGCGACCATTCTCGACAAGTACAACCTGAGCGATTGGGCCGCGGCGGAGTGA
- the aroC gene encoding chorismate synthase, with the protein MSHNRFGKIFSVTTFGESHGPAIGCVIDGVPPGIAIAEDDFAHDLERRATGRSRHTSQRHEEDRVEILSGVYQGRTTGTALALLIRNTDARSKDYASIAEQFRPGHADYTYWQKYGIRDPRGGGRSSARETTMRVAAAVIAKKWLRERFGVEVRGHMAQLGELVPRAFDSDAIETNPFFWPDIAMVPELETYMDALRKSGDSVGARVTAVATNVPPGWGEPIYGKLDGELAAAMMSINAVKGVEIGDGFACVTQRGSEHRDLMTPAGFRSNHAGGILGGISTGQDIVVSVAIKPTSSLRLPGESVDVNGDAVEVVTTGRHDPCVGIRATPIVEAMLALTLIDHALRHRAQCGDVGEVAPRIAATTTKTTTS; encoded by the coding sequence ATGAGCCACAACCGCTTCGGCAAGATCTTCTCGGTCACGACCTTTGGCGAGAGCCACGGGCCGGCGATCGGATGCGTGATCGACGGCGTGCCGCCGGGGATCGCGATAGCCGAAGACGATTTCGCGCACGACCTCGAACGTCGCGCGACGGGCCGGTCGCGCCACACCTCGCAGCGTCACGAGGAAGACCGCGTCGAGATCCTGTCCGGCGTCTACCAGGGCCGCACTACCGGCACTGCGCTGGCGCTGCTGATCCGCAATACCGATGCGCGCAGCAAGGATTACGCGAGCATCGCCGAGCAGTTCCGTCCCGGTCACGCCGATTACACGTATTGGCAGAAATACGGCATCCGCGACCCGCGCGGCGGCGGACGCTCGAGCGCGCGCGAAACGACGATGCGCGTGGCCGCGGCGGTGATCGCGAAAAAGTGGCTGCGGGAGCGCTTCGGTGTCGAAGTGCGTGGGCACATGGCGCAGCTCGGTGAACTCGTGCCGCGTGCATTCGATTCGGACGCGATCGAGACCAATCCGTTCTTTTGGCCCGACATTGCCATGGTGCCCGAGCTCGAAACCTACATGGATGCGTTGCGCAAGTCGGGCGATTCGGTCGGCGCACGGGTCACCGCGGTCGCGACGAACGTGCCCCCGGGCTGGGGCGAGCCGATCTACGGCAAGCTCGACGGCGAACTCGCGGCGGCGATGATGAGCATCAACGCGGTCAAGGGCGTGGAGATCGGCGATGGCTTCGCCTGTGTCACGCAGCGCGGCAGCGAACACCGGGATTTGATGACGCCGGCGGGATTCCGCAGCAATCATGCGGGTGGCATCCTCGGCGGCATTTCGACCGGTCAGGACATCGTCGTCAGCGTCGCAATCAAGCCGACCTCGAGCCTGCGTCTGCCGGGCGAGAGTGTCGACGTGAACGGCGATGCAGTCGAAGTCGTGACCACCGGCCGTCACGACCCCTGCGTCGGCATCCGCGCCACGCCCATCGTCGAAGCGATGCTGGCGCTCACCCTGATCGACCACGCGTTGCGTCATCGCGCGCAGTGCGGCGATGTCGGCGAAGTGGCGCCGCGCATTGCCGCGACCACGACCAAAACCACCACGTCCTGA